The following coding sequences lie in one Oceanidesulfovibrio indonesiensis genomic window:
- a CDS encoding TlpA disulfide reductase family protein, with product MRFRLSMSIVFLVFAFAATAFADELPKEGDVLPELVFTAPPHLGDADILGIQPEQNFSLASLDRDVILLEVIGVYCAECAKQSPLFNDLFNRLKRRKMLDRVAFIALAAGATPMEANYLRESGKYAYPIVHDQEYELHKKLNEAKTPFTMLVRPDGSVLFAHLGVYEDVDDLYEKIKGFVESDGTQ from the coding sequence ATGCGTTTTCGCCTGTCTATGTCGATTGTTTTCCTGGTATTCGCTTTCGCTGCAACAGCGTTTGCCGACGAACTGCCCAAGGAAGGCGACGTTCTTCCCGAGCTGGTTTTTACCGCCCCGCCGCACCTGGGCGATGCAGACATTCTTGGCATCCAGCCCGAACAGAATTTCAGTCTGGCGTCGCTCGATCGCGACGTGATTCTGCTGGAAGTCATCGGAGTCTACTGCGCCGAGTGCGCCAAGCAGTCGCCTCTTTTCAACGATCTCTTCAACCGCCTGAAGCGCAGAAAGATGCTGGATCGGGTAGCCTTCATCGCACTGGCAGCCGGCGCGACCCCCATGGAAGCCAACTATCTGCGCGAAAGCGGCAAGTACGCATACCCGATCGTTCACGACCAGGAGTACGAGCTGCACAAAAAACTCAACGAAGCCAAAACTCCTTTCACCATGCTTGTCAGGCCAGACGGCTCGGTGCTTTTCGCACATCTCGGCGTGTACGAGGATGTGGACGATCTGTACGAAAAGATCAAGGGATTCGTGGAGTCTGATGGAACACAATGA
- a CDS encoding rhodanese-like domain-containing protein codes for MEHNEGLPAAGSDALSVTTDDREQFYLRAALSAAREISGVIQPRRILEISLLAAMGPVGAVSGACLHLRREGEAFDVVSKGLTADALEALSRLDCAELRSVLATLPTVGMTQTAGFEQDARDAMQASLDGSGLNANDFSVVVPWRADTENAGLLILGSRLSGAPLEAEEKQLVQEIARFMAGALQCALATHRIGQLNADLHRKNLELDRKVYQLGTVNDMTGELAALNDTQVLLDHFLLLVTGAMGVNGGAVLLLDRERKVTQLAARGRFLSPDKSIPAPPPGFEETDTAMYNLAVSGSLHGLKSMGVALLRDVTLVEEELEHLGPGLRNEALSAAALFTVDSGLMGLCLLGPPISGGELAADQRDLFAIHLHSLLSFLKNARSFEHIQKLNENLSQRNRELEQTIADLTEARKTISLMEELQRLMRVTLNSEIERIGRASIWDYVLIFIVSAVVALAFNATSPNGIPLMPDHLDAPSPQALSAEEALAMFEKATTEDPGAGAVIVVDARPSEFYQRAHIPGAVNMPPGFFDMVYSMRLGDVELDRPILVYGRTISRLYDRETAVRLSARDHDDVSILDGGLDAWQEAGLPVESDQ; via the coding sequence ATGGAACACAATGAGGGCTTGCCCGCCGCCGGGTCGGACGCCCTGTCCGTAACGACCGACGACCGCGAGCAGTTCTATCTGCGCGCGGCGCTCTCTGCTGCGCGGGAAATTTCCGGCGTCATCCAGCCGCGCCGCATCCTGGAGATCAGCTTGCTGGCGGCCATGGGCCCGGTCGGCGCCGTTTCCGGAGCCTGTCTGCACCTGCGCCGCGAGGGCGAGGCTTTCGACGTAGTCTCCAAAGGCCTTACGGCCGACGCGCTCGAAGCGCTGTCCCGCCTGGATTGCGCCGAGTTGCGATCTGTGCTCGCCACGTTGCCCACGGTAGGCATGACCCAGACGGCAGGATTCGAGCAGGATGCCCGGGACGCCATGCAGGCGTCGCTGGACGGCTCGGGCCTGAATGCAAACGATTTCTCCGTGGTGGTTCCCTGGCGGGCGGATACGGAGAACGCCGGCCTGCTGATTCTGGGCTCCCGATTGTCCGGGGCCCCCCTCGAAGCGGAAGAAAAGCAGCTCGTCCAGGAAATTGCGCGCTTCATGGCCGGTGCGCTGCAGTGCGCTCTGGCGACACACCGCATCGGACAACTCAACGCCGATCTCCACAGGAAGAACCTCGAACTGGACCGCAAGGTGTATCAGCTGGGCACGGTCAACGACATGACCGGCGAGCTTGCCGCCCTGAACGATACGCAAGTCCTCCTCGACCATTTCCTGCTCCTCGTCACCGGCGCCATGGGCGTGAACGGAGGAGCGGTTCTCCTCCTGGACCGCGAGAGAAAAGTCACACAGCTCGCCGCACGCGGCCGTTTCCTTAGTCCGGACAAGTCCATCCCCGCTCCTCCTCCCGGATTCGAAGAGACGGACACAGCCATGTACAACCTTGCCGTTTCCGGCTCGCTGCACGGCCTGAAGTCAATGGGAGTGGCCCTGCTCCGCGACGTCACATTGGTCGAGGAAGAGCTTGAGCATCTCGGACCGGGTCTTCGGAACGAAGCGCTTTCGGCCGCAGCCCTCTTCACGGTGGACTCCGGTTTGATGGGGCTGTGCCTGCTCGGCCCGCCCATCAGCGGAGGAGAACTTGCGGCCGACCAGCGCGACCTGTTCGCCATCCATCTGCACAGCCTCTTGTCCTTTCTCAAGAACGCCCGCTCGTTCGAACATATTCAGAAGCTCAACGAAAACCTCAGCCAGCGCAACAGAGAACTGGAGCAGACCATTGCGGACCTCACCGAGGCTCGCAAGACGATTTCATTGATGGAGGAACTCCAGCGGCTGATGCGCGTTACCCTGAACTCCGAGATCGAACGCATCGGCCGCGCATCCATATGGGACTACGTGCTTATCTTCATCGTTTCCGCCGTGGTCGCACTGGCCTTCAACGCGACGAGTCCCAACGGCATCCCGCTGATGCCGGACCACCTGGACGCTCCTTCTCCACAGGCGCTGTCCGCGGAAGAGGCCTTGGCCATGTTCGAAAAAGCCACCACAGAAGATCCGGGCGCCGGCGCGGTCATCGTCGTGGATGCACGGCCGAGCGAGTTTTATCAACGCGCCCACATACCCGGCGCGGTGAACATGCCGCCGGGATTCTTCGACATGGTGTATTCCATGCGACTGGGCGATGTTGAGCTGGACCGACCCATCCTGGTATACGGCCGGACCATCAGCCGTTTGTATGATCGAGAAACAGCGGTTCGGCTAAGCGCCCGCGACCATGATGACGTATCGATTCTGGATGGCGGCCTCGATGCATGGCAAGAGGCCGGCTTGCCAGTGGAGAGCGACCAATGA
- a CDS encoding MauE/DoxX family redox-associated membrane protein — protein sequence MRRMADMLRRFITSPRLALALRLYLGGVFIYASLYKINYAGEFAETIASYQLVPYWGVNGLAVFMPWLEFIAGSLLVVGIRSKAAAGIIVGLLVVFTIAIGSALARDLPMGCGCFHSLEEPMDWTTLVRDIVWLAMSIQVYCYDSLLQLDRHLVAGLRRRMPA from the coding sequence ATGAGAAGAATGGCCGACATGCTTCGCCGGTTCATCACGAGCCCTCGTCTCGCGCTCGCGCTCCGACTCTATCTCGGCGGCGTCTTCATCTACGCGAGCCTTTACAAGATCAACTACGCCGGGGAATTCGCGGAGACCATCGCCTCGTACCAGCTCGTGCCGTATTGGGGGGTGAACGGTCTGGCCGTGTTCATGCCGTGGCTCGAATTCATCGCCGGCTCGTTGCTCGTGGTGGGCATCCGATCAAAGGCGGCGGCCGGGATCATCGTCGGATTGCTCGTCGTATTCACCATTGCCATTGGTTCGGCCCTGGCCAGAGATCTGCCCATGGGGTGCGGGTGCTTCCACTCCCTGGAGGAACCCATGGACTGGACGACCCTGGTCCGCGACATCGTATGGCTGGCCATGTCGATTCAGGTATACTGCTACGATTCCCTGCTCCAGCTGGATCGGCATCTCGTGGCAGGACTGCGCAGGAGGATGCCTGCATGA
- a CDS encoding TlpA family protein disulfide reductase, with translation MPIAQQVPSLSLVRHLHPLFVIIVVSIVLNVFVWTPSRVLAQEVSPITLEEMHEMLASEEPLVVSLMTSWCGPCKSEIRMLNALYAEFAGQGLDFAGLSLDIAPRQMERMLEAVPAQFPFYWVGEAGMDELEVNAVPQLYLVRDGGIVHTLVGLQEEDELRGLLVELLEQRN, from the coding sequence ATGCCTATCGCGCAACAAGTCCCTTCCTTGTCCCTCGTGCGACATCTTCATCCACTGTTCGTCATCATCGTCGTATCGATCGTGCTGAATGTCTTTGTCTGGACGCCGTCCAGAGTCCTCGCACAGGAGGTGTCGCCCATCACCCTGGAGGAGATGCACGAGATGCTCGCTTCCGAGGAGCCCCTCGTCGTCTCGCTGATGACATCCTGGTGCGGGCCCTGCAAGAGCGAAATTCGCATGCTCAATGCTCTCTATGCCGAGTTTGCCGGGCAGGGGCTCGATTTCGCCGGGCTCAGTCTGGATATCGCGCCCCGGCAGATGGAGCGCATGCTCGAGGCCGTACCGGCTCAGTTTCCATTTTACTGGGTGGGCGAGGCTGGTATGGATGAGCTGGAAGTGAACGCCGTTCCGCAGCTTTATCTGGTCCGGGATGGCGGCATTGTCCACACGCTTGTCGGCCTGCAGGAGGAAGATGAGCTGCGCGGACTTCTTGTCGAGTTGCTGGAACAGAGGAATTAG
- the ybeY gene encoding rRNA maturation RNase YbeY, whose translation MITVEREPGVARCVGVSRSETERLVRAMLDGVGAPDANVHILLAGDREIERLNRLHLGLPGPTNVLSFPARSESGDGHGDDDVVARPCDTAPDGEDEHSLGSLAISMDAVAREGVLYGEGFERTFARHLCHGLLHLAGHDHGAVMYELTESLLDELAPFAE comes from the coding sequence ATGATCACCGTGGAGCGCGAGCCCGGCGTCGCACGGTGCGTGGGCGTTTCCCGAAGTGAAACGGAACGGCTTGTCCGAGCCATGCTCGACGGCGTCGGCGCGCCGGATGCGAACGTACACATCCTGCTTGCCGGCGACCGGGAGATCGAACGGCTCAATCGCTTGCATCTGGGCCTGCCAGGACCGACGAACGTACTGAGCTTTCCGGCCCGATCGGAAAGTGGTGACGGGCATGGCGACGACGATGTCGTTGCGCGGCCTTGCGACACGGCGCCGGATGGGGAAGACGAACACAGCCTTGGCTCCCTCGCCATCTCCATGGATGCCGTGGCGCGTGAGGGCGTGTTGTACGGAGAAGGGTTCGAGCGCACCTTTGCGCGGCATCTGTGCCATGGCCTGCTGCACCTGGCCGGCCACGACCACGGCGCAGTCATGTACGAACTCACGGAATCCCTGCTGGACGAACTGGCGCCATTTGCCGAGTAG
- a CDS encoding HD family phosphohydrolase produces the protein MSTTKKSEKKSKAKPQPMQRQRAKEDVSFLDGRRAGTVAFLLVLFALALMGGVRITPGVTVFMAGEIADRDVTAMQDLLVEERESTQEKLKRISESQPPVFNLSSDPAHRVESRLTEVYKVIHESSPDNLEEVRWQVSEILNREVSLRSIQVLRNNEIENVAFIRVVPWLQERLSQGVVLDDRLLQEFDNGIIVRNDSAAQDTLRLDLNKIPDVDELSRDLEQFLRIRLEMSLLVRKALMDLFRPLITPTLSLDPEASQERVSEVISSVEPVYYHIKKGEVIVRKGERVTPATQLKLQALFSQEPRHFEVFRPLGIFLLGVLLAVFLALSPQGSIVSMPTNRDALLVSFMLLLVGAGAKLIGVIEVPLADRITFLSEGAMPLLLPVAGAAGVIALFFSMTTCILVSALFSFLSCQLLGEGLGMFAYYFLGAVLYCVVVKRAQTRTGVLKSVLPLLAGLFLAWIGMRLLDTRMLSDVPTEASFVALSGFLSLIITTSVSPVAETVFGYTSRFRLMEQMNLEQPLLQELMVVAPGTYHHSLIVANMVEAGARAIGANALLCKVSALYHDIGKLKNPDYFIENQMGSRNRHDKLAPSMSALILIAHAKKGVELAKQNKLSPEIVEIIRQHHGTALISYFYNKAVEQADSKGAEPVQQEDYRYPGPKPQTREAGIVMLADAVEASSRTLLDPTPSRIKNHVTTIMRSIFNDGQLDQSELTLKDLNQLSETFSRILTGIFHQRIEYPSQAKTEQPRNGSSRNGLDKAASTGLAVVPKRRSGARS, from the coding sequence ATGAGCACCACGAAAAAATCTGAGAAAAAGTCCAAGGCCAAGCCGCAGCCGATGCAGCGGCAGCGCGCCAAGGAGGACGTCTCGTTTCTTGACGGGCGCAGGGCGGGCACGGTCGCGTTCCTTCTCGTGCTTTTTGCGCTCGCCCTCATGGGAGGGGTTCGCATCACGCCCGGCGTTACAGTGTTCATGGCCGGCGAGATCGCCGACCGTGATGTGACGGCCATGCAGGATCTGTTGGTGGAAGAGCGGGAATCCACTCAGGAAAAGCTCAAACGCATTTCCGAATCCCAGCCGCCGGTGTTCAACCTGTCCTCCGATCCTGCACATCGTGTCGAATCCCGCCTGACCGAAGTCTACAAAGTCATACACGAATCCTCTCCGGACAATCTGGAAGAAGTCCGCTGGCAGGTCTCGGAGATCCTGAACCGCGAGGTCAGCCTGCGGAGCATCCAGGTGCTGCGCAACAATGAAATCGAAAACGTTGCATTCATCCGCGTGGTGCCGTGGCTTCAGGAGCGTTTGTCGCAGGGCGTGGTGCTCGATGACAGGCTGCTGCAGGAATTCGACAACGGCATCATCGTGCGCAACGATTCCGCCGCCCAGGATACGCTGCGGCTTGACCTGAACAAGATTCCCGATGTGGACGAGCTGTCCCGCGATCTGGAGCAGTTCCTGCGCATTCGGCTGGAAATGTCGCTGCTTGTGCGCAAAGCACTCATGGATTTGTTCCGGCCGCTCATCACCCCCACGCTGTCCCTGGACCCCGAGGCCAGCCAGGAGCGCGTGAGCGAAGTGATTTCCTCGGTGGAGCCGGTTTATTACCACATCAAGAAGGGCGAGGTGATCGTACGCAAGGGCGAACGCGTGACGCCTGCGACGCAGCTCAAGCTCCAGGCCCTCTTCAGCCAGGAGCCCCGCCATTTCGAGGTGTTCCGGCCGCTGGGCATCTTCCTGCTCGGCGTGCTGCTGGCCGTGTTCCTTGCGTTGTCGCCGCAGGGATCCATAGTGAGCATGCCCACGAATCGGGACGCGCTGCTCGTCTCCTTCATGCTGCTGCTCGTCGGCGCGGGCGCCAAGCTCATAGGCGTCATCGAAGTTCCCCTGGCGGACAGGATCACCTTCCTCAGCGAAGGCGCCATGCCGCTGTTGCTGCCTGTGGCCGGCGCGGCCGGCGTCATCGCGCTTTTTTTCTCCATGACCACCTGCATCCTGGTGAGCGCGCTGTTCTCCTTCCTGAGTTGCCAGTTGCTGGGCGAGGGGCTCGGCATGTTCGCCTACTACTTCCTTGGCGCGGTGCTGTACTGCGTGGTGGTCAAGCGCGCCCAGACGCGCACCGGCGTGCTCAAGAGCGTGCTGCCCCTGCTCGCCGGACTGTTCCTCGCCTGGATCGGCATGCGTCTGCTGGATACGCGGATGCTGTCGGACGTGCCCACGGAGGCGAGCTTTGTGGCCTTGTCCGGCTTTTTGTCACTCATCATCACCACTTCCGTAAGCCCGGTGGCGGAAACAGTTTTCGGCTACACGTCCCGGTTCCGGCTCATGGAGCAGATGAACCTGGAGCAGCCGCTGTTGCAGGAGCTCATGGTGGTGGCTCCGGGCACGTACCACCACTCGCTGATCGTGGCCAACATGGTGGAGGCCGGAGCGCGGGCCATAGGCGCCAATGCGCTGCTCTGCAAGGTTTCCGCTTTGTATCACGATATCGGCAAGCTCAAGAATCCGGATTACTTCATCGAAAACCAGATGGGCTCGCGCAACCGGCACGACAAGCTTGCGCCTTCCATGAGCGCGCTCATCCTCATCGCCCACGCGAAGAAAGGCGTGGAACTGGCCAAGCAGAACAAGCTCTCCCCCGAGATCGTGGAGATCATCCGGCAGCACCACGGCACGGCGCTCATCTCATACTTCTACAACAAGGCGGTGGAACAGGCGGACTCCAAGGGTGCGGAGCCGGTGCAGCAGGAAGACTACCGCTATCCCGGTCCCAAACCGCAAACGCGCGAGGCGGGCATCGTAATGCTGGCCGATGCGGTCGAAGCATCAAGCCGGACGCTGCTCGATCCCACGCCGAGCCGCATCAAGAACCATGTGACCACCATCATGCGGTCTATCTTCAATGACGGTCAGCTCGATCAATCCGAGCTCACCCTCAAAGATCTCAACCAGTTGTCCGAAACCTTCAGCCGCATCCTCACTGGCATATTCCACCAGCGCATCGAATACCCCAGCCAGGCAAAGACCGAGCAGCCGCGCAACGGATCATCCCGCAACGGTCTGGACAAGGCCGCCTCCACCGGCCTGGCCGTGGTGCCCAAACGGCGGTCCGGGGCCCGATCATGA
- a CDS encoding PhoH family protein — translation MDDQERMDVNELHERSLEFDDPSLARELFGPGNDNLSLVARKSGVDVSSMGSRVTMRGGDPQRVDTVANLFTQVYGLLKEGRPVLGRDLAFALETLLRDPSVDLARMFKDSVYLSSPKKTVAPKTLTQRAYVQAVLNNDLVFAIGPAGTGKTYLAVAMAVKQLMDRRVKRLVLTRPAVEAGEKLGYLPGDLVEKVNPYLRPLYDALHDMLDFRRVQEMLETGIIEIAPLAFMRGRTLNDAFIILDEAQNTTPEQMKMFLTRMGFGSKAVVTGDVTQIDLPERSSRPGAERSGLVQASRILENVKGVGIIRFAEDDVIRHDLVARIVKAYEHHEKI, via the coding sequence ATGGATGACCAGGAGCGTATGGACGTTAACGAACTGCATGAACGGAGTCTGGAATTCGATGACCCCTCGCTCGCGAGGGAGCTCTTCGGGCCCGGCAACGACAACCTCTCACTCGTAGCACGCAAAAGCGGCGTGGACGTGTCCAGCATGGGCTCGCGTGTGACCATGCGCGGCGGCGATCCGCAGCGAGTGGACACCGTGGCCAACCTGTTTACCCAGGTCTATGGACTTCTCAAGGAAGGCAGGCCGGTGCTGGGGCGCGATCTCGCCTTTGCGCTGGAAACCCTGCTGCGCGATCCGTCCGTGGATCTGGCCCGGATGTTCAAAGACTCGGTGTACCTCTCCTCGCCAAAAAAGACGGTGGCGCCCAAGACGCTGACCCAGCGGGCCTACGTGCAGGCCGTGCTCAACAACGATCTCGTTTTCGCCATCGGACCGGCCGGCACAGGGAAAACGTACCTCGCCGTGGCCATGGCGGTGAAGCAGTTGATGGACCGCCGGGTGAAGCGGCTCGTGCTCACGCGCCCGGCCGTGGAAGCCGGCGAGAAGCTCGGCTACCTGCCGGGCGATCTGGTGGAAAAGGTCAACCCGTATCTGCGGCCGCTCTATGATGCGCTGCACGACATGCTGGATTTCCGCCGCGTGCAGGAGATGCTGGAAACCGGGATAATCGAGATCGCTCCCCTCGCGTTCATGCGGGGGCGCACGCTGAACGATGCGTTCATCATTCTGGACGAGGCGCAGAACACGACGCCCGAGCAGATGAAGATGTTCCTCACGCGCATGGGCTTCGGCTCCAAGGCGGTGGTCACCGGCGACGTGACGCAGATAGACCTTCCCGAGCGTTCCTCCCGCCCGGGAGCCGAGCGCTCCGGACTGGTGCAGGCATCCAGGATTCTTGAAAACGTCAAGGGCGTCGGAATAATACGATTTGCCGAAGATGATGTGATCCGCCACGACCTGGTGGCGCGGATTGTTAAGGCGTATGAGCACCACGAAAAAATCTGA